The Sphingobium aromaticiconvertens genome has a segment encoding these proteins:
- a CDS encoding tyrosine-type recombinase/integrase, with protein sequence MSIITVCERREAKGLDAHVPLILRDDALYDPDLDRFFLDLPLSGVRSRHSLRAYAYDVVVWLRFLDACGKTVWAATRDDVDAYHRERRRDEADHRITAASWNRAVASLDRLYRWGEQQGWIADAPFSRRAVWQPAQGGGRGMIAARNDAYERVARRSDVRFVTMDDYRIFREVGLRGLTPDGTERPGARDRNGLRNALFADLLVTTGLRLEEASGLLAAELAAIDREDGEARQLWLPLPPPLTKGDRGRSVLIPRRLLRQIAAYVAVERAAGVAKFAVRDGATKLERPIPVTRAGLDRMRDVCTPEERCRLILCDEDGPPHEPAALWLTEVGQPVRPNSWEVIFTRACNRCAENGLPLSISPHQLRHTFAVHMLALLIQQRLREAALPAGPAESYRLILGDPLQQVQRLLGHASLTTTYIYLDHIATRADTVDAAVEELLALLPGPQGA encoded by the coding sequence GTGTCGATCATTACTGTTTGCGAGCGCCGCGAGGCCAAGGGCCTCGATGCGCATGTGCCGCTGATCCTGCGGGACGATGCGCTCTATGATCCCGATCTGGATCGCTTCTTTCTCGACCTGCCGCTGTCGGGTGTTCGATCGCGGCACTCGCTTCGCGCCTATGCCTATGATGTCGTAGTCTGGCTTCGCTTTCTCGATGCCTGCGGCAAGACCGTGTGGGCCGCGACCCGCGACGATGTAGACGCCTATCACCGTGAGCGACGCCGCGATGAGGCCGATCACCGGATCACAGCGGCAAGCTGGAACCGCGCCGTCGCCAGCCTCGATCGCCTCTACCGCTGGGGCGAGCAGCAAGGGTGGATCGCCGATGCGCCGTTCAGCCGCCGCGCCGTGTGGCAACCGGCGCAGGGCGGCGGTCGCGGCATGATCGCGGCGCGCAACGACGCCTATGAACGTGTTGCCAGGCGATCGGATGTTCGGTTCGTCACGATGGACGACTATCGCATTTTTCGCGAGGTCGGCCTGCGCGGGCTCACCCCTGACGGCACTGAGCGCCCCGGCGCTCGCGATCGCAACGGGCTGCGCAACGCGCTGTTCGCCGATCTTCTCGTCACCACCGGCCTGCGCCTCGAAGAGGCGTCGGGCCTGCTCGCTGCCGAGCTCGCGGCGATCGACCGCGAGGACGGCGAGGCCCGACAGCTTTGGCTGCCTCTTCCGCCGCCGCTCACCAAGGGCGACCGAGGACGGAGCGTTCTGATCCCGCGTCGGCTGCTTCGTCAGATCGCCGCCTATGTCGCCGTCGAGCGCGCGGCGGGCGTGGCCAAGTTCGCCGTGCGCGACGGCGCGACCAAGCTCGAACGACCTATCCCTGTTACCCGTGCTGGTCTCGACCGCATGCGCGATGTCTGCACCCCGGAGGAACGATGCCGCCTGATCCTGTGCGACGAGGATGGACCGCCCCACGAGCCGGCGGCGCTATGGCTGACCGAGGTCGGGCAGCCGGTTCGCCCCAACTCGTGGGAGGTGATCTTCACCCGTGCCTGCAACCGGTGCGCAGAGAACGGTTTGCCGCTGTCGATCAGCCCACACCAGCTTCGCCACACATTCGCAGTTCATATGCTCGCCTTGTTGATCCAGCAGCGACTGCGCGAAGCGGCATTGCCGGCGGGGCCGGCGGAGAGCTATCGGCTGATCCTCGGCGACCCGCTGCAACAGGTGCAACGCCTGCTCGGCCACGCGAGCCTCACCACCACCTATATCTACCTCGATCATATCGCGACGCGCGCCGATACGGTGGACGCGGCCGTCGAGGAGCTGCTCGCGCTGCTGCCGGGACCGCAGGGCGCATGA
- a CDS encoding recombinase family protein — MKGQRIGYVRVSTFDQNVDRQLEGQSLDRTFTDKASGKDVNRPQLEALLTFAREGDTVVVHSMDRLARNLDDLRKLVQGLTKRGIRIEFEKESLSFSGEDSPMANLMLSVMGAFAEFERALIRERQREGIAIARQRGAYRGRKRSLSDEMIADLHRRVAAGERKATIARDMGISRETLYQYLRAAA, encoded by the coding sequence GTGAAGGGGCAACGGATCGGCTATGTCCGGGTCAGCACGTTCGATCAGAATGTGGATCGCCAATTGGAAGGTCAGTCGCTCGATCGGACCTTCACCGACAAGGCATCGGGCAAGGACGTCAACCGCCCCCAGCTTGAGGCTCTGCTCACTTTCGCCCGCGAAGGCGATACCGTCGTCGTCCACAGCATGGATCGGTTGGCCCGCAATCTGGATGACCTGCGCAAGCTGGTCCAGGGCCTCACCAAGCGAGGTATCCGGATCGAGTTTGAGAAGGAAAGCCTGTCCTTCTCGGGGGAGGACTCCCCGATGGCCAATCTGATGCTCTCGGTCATGGGTGCGTTTGCTGAGTTCGAGCGCGCTCTGATCCGCGAACGGCAACGCGAAGGCATTGCGATCGCTCGGCAGCGCGGCGCCTATCGGGGGCGGAAACGGTCGCTCTCGGATGAGATGATTGCCGATCTGCACCGCCGCGTTGCCGCCGGTGAACGCAAGGCGACCATAGCGCGCGACATGGGCATCAGCCGCGAAACCCTCTACCAGTACCTTCGCGCCGCTGCCTGA
- a CDS encoding heavy-metal-associated domain-containing protein translates to MKKTVCIAMAVLAMAGGGVAYAVSGTAQDRPAATATAQKQTTFAIENMTCATCPITVKKAMEGVAGVTAVTVDFAAKTARATYNPRRTNAAAIAAASTNAGYPARAIQN, encoded by the coding sequence ATGAAAAAGACAGTATGTATCGCTATGGCCGTGCTGGCTATGGCTGGCGGCGGGGTCGCCTATGCAGTTAGTGGCACGGCGCAAGATCGCCCCGCGGCTACCGCAACCGCTCAGAAGCAAACCACCTTTGCCATAGAGAACATGACCTGCGCCACCTGCCCGATCACCGTGAAGAAGGCGATGGAAGGCGTCGCCGGGGTAACGGCGGTCACGGTCGATTTCGCAGCCAAGACCGCGCGCGCAACCTATAACCCGCGCCGCACCAATGCTGCTGCGATTGCCGCTGCATCAACCAACGCGGGTTATCCGGCGCGCGCTATTCAAAACTGA
- a CDS encoding type II toxin-antitoxin system YafQ family toxin, with amino-acid sequence MRPVEITGRFKRDYKREKRSDATLDAIFQPVIDMLVMDEVLPPNLSDHSLTGEWKGYRDCHIKPDLVLIYRKTEEALVLARIGSHSELFG; translated from the coding sequence ATGAGACCAGTAGAGATCACGGGTCGTTTCAAGCGCGATTACAAGCGTGAGAAGCGATCCGACGCGACCCTCGATGCCATTTTCCAGCCGGTCATCGACATGCTGGTGATGGATGAAGTGCTGCCGCCCAATCTGTCCGATCATTCGCTGACCGGCGAGTGGAAGGGATACCGGGATTGCCACATCAAGCCCGACCTGGTGCTGATCTACCGCAAGACCGAAGAAGCACTCGTCCTGGCCCGTATCGGTTCGCACAGCGAACTGTTCGGATGA
- a CDS encoding MerR family transcriptional regulator yields MEQQVGILRAQLARKTGCNLETIRYYEKVGLLPGPPRSSNGYRVYSPELVQRLQFILRARDLGYAMDEIRSLLSLTDTGAQTCAEVMARTELHLEDVRRRIADLQKIEVTLATTLARCTGDDVAECPILEALQFLPHQGN; encoded by the coding sequence ATGGAGCAACAGGTCGGCATCTTGCGTGCCCAGCTTGCCCGGAAAACAGGCTGCAATCTCGAAACCATCCGCTATTACGAGAAGGTGGGATTGCTGCCGGGGCCGCCTCGCAGTTCCAACGGCTACCGCGTCTATTCGCCGGAACTGGTGCAAAGGTTGCAGTTCATCCTGCGCGCGCGCGACCTTGGCTATGCAATGGATGAGATACGGTCATTGTTGTCGCTCACCGATACCGGTGCACAAACCTGCGCGGAGGTTATGGCGAGAACCGAACTCCACCTTGAAGATGTCCGCCGCCGCATTGCAGATTTGCAGAAGATAGAGGTGACGCTGGCGACCACGTTAGCCAGATGCACTGGAGATGACGTTGCCGAATGTCCCATCCTGGAAGCACTCCAGTTTTTACCCCATCAAGGCAATTGA
- a CDS encoding integrase: protein MTIPAHAQEPAFDDRPVLASAPLKEGHAREELSRVGDPSWDLGLAVFRENARRCHVTVHFDVLEHADVQAAMRAYLYARLNVDLPGYRPKLPPASIRQAFNRARRFFAFARERLGRLDVSRIDQALVDAYARHLRADPARRPVIVGHLLEVVPDLYHYRDHLAGGGLAFEPWAGQAPARVAGYRHVRENRTPRFPEEVIAALLAWSLRYVTVFADDILAARRELDRLEARRDRLVAADSGLPDADRRQRRRTRLKAYFGRRRREGRGAPIWGTAHNGKLRVDPNTGAVTPPINAHLLHLHAGIDVQAEPGAHLLLTGGEARLIDAVAAELGVEVGGMDTPISIDPESGRPWRERFDAKTLAHEERVLQAAAYIVCAYLTGMRDCEVQAMRRGCLSIARSEDGLIERHRIRSTIYKRRAAVGEAASWVTIEPVADAITVLERLSAGPARASGSDTLWPVLRASAVSKTHLSSEVVRQLNTFRDHLNTAFGSPDMPVIPPGPDGKPWRITTRQFRRTIAWHIANRPFGTIAGMIQYKHASVAAFEGYAGTSASGFRAEVEAQRRLGRTDDLLDYFDRRQGGASLGGPAGPRIGRTLDDAAVQLGPLPAMIADRARLRVMLASVARTFHVGPLADCFFDPATALCLKRVTTPDPAQPLTALCEPTRCPNACITVRHRPAWERAAADARAHLRERRISDLQRQALQRELDRLTAVIAGIDPPAP from the coding sequence ATGACCATACCCGCCCATGCCCAAGAGCCTGCCTTCGACGATCGCCCCGTGCTGGCGAGCGCGCCGCTCAAGGAGGGCCACGCCCGCGAGGAGCTGTCTCGCGTCGGCGACCCGAGCTGGGATCTCGGTCTCGCCGTATTCCGCGAGAACGCCCGGCGCTGCCACGTCACCGTGCATTTCGACGTGCTCGAACATGCCGATGTGCAGGCGGCGATGCGCGCCTATCTCTACGCCCGTCTCAACGTCGATCTTCCCGGCTACCGCCCGAAGCTGCCGCCGGCGAGCATTCGCCAGGCATTCAACCGTGCCCGCCGGTTCTTCGCTTTCGCCCGTGAGCGGCTCGGACGGCTCGACGTTTCCCGTATCGATCAGGCATTGGTCGATGCCTATGCCCGGCACCTTCGTGCCGATCCGGCCCGGCGACCCGTCATCGTCGGCCACCTCCTCGAAGTGGTCCCCGATCTCTATCACTATCGTGACCACCTCGCTGGCGGAGGCCTTGCATTCGAGCCCTGGGCCGGACAGGCGCCCGCCCGCGTCGCGGGCTACCGGCATGTCCGGGAGAACCGCACGCCGCGGTTCCCGGAAGAGGTCATCGCCGCGCTGCTCGCATGGTCGTTGCGCTACGTCACCGTCTTCGCTGACGACATTCTCGCAGCCCGTCGCGAGCTTGATCGGCTCGAAGCGCGCCGGGATCGTCTCGTCGCCGCCGACTCCGGCCTCCCGGACGCTGATCGCCGGCAACGTCGCCGCACCCGCCTGAAGGCCTATTTCGGTCGCCGACGCCGCGAGGGGCGCGGCGCACCGATCTGGGGCACCGCTCATAACGGCAAGCTGCGCGTCGACCCCAACACCGGCGCCGTGACCCCACCGATCAACGCCCATCTCCTGCATCTCCATGCCGGGATCGACGTGCAGGCCGAGCCAGGCGCGCATCTCCTGCTGACCGGCGGTGAAGCGAGGTTGATCGACGCAGTGGCGGCCGAGCTGGGGGTAGAGGTCGGCGGCATGGACACGCCGATCTCGATCGATCCCGAGAGCGGTCGGCCATGGCGCGAGCGCTTCGACGCGAAGACTCTCGCACACGAGGAACGGGTGCTCCAGGCCGCCGCCTATATCGTGTGCGCCTACCTGACCGGCATGCGCGACTGCGAGGTGCAGGCGATGCGGCGCGGGTGTCTCTCTATCGCGCGCAGTGAGGACGGCCTGATCGAGCGGCATCGCATCCGATCGACCATCTACAAGCGCCGGGCGGCCGTGGGCGAGGCGGCGAGCTGGGTGACGATCGAGCCGGTCGCCGATGCGATCACGGTGCTCGAACGCCTGTCGGCAGGACCGGCGCGCGCCAGCGGCAGCGATACGCTCTGGCCGGTGCTGCGCGCGAGCGCCGTCTCCAAGACGCATCTGTCGAGCGAGGTGGTCCGTCAGCTCAACACCTTCCGCGATCACCTCAACACCGCCTTCGGCAGCCCCGATATGCCGGTCATCCCGCCCGGTCCCGATGGCAAGCCGTGGCGCATCACGACGCGGCAGTTCCGGCGCACGATCGCGTGGCACATCGCCAACCGTCCGTTCGGCACCATCGCCGGCATGATCCAGTACAAGCACGCCTCGGTCGCCGCGTTCGAAGGCTATGCCGGGACCAGCGCTTCGGGGTTTCGCGCCGAGGTCGAGGCGCAGCGCCGGCTCGGTCGGACTGATGACCTGCTGGACTATTTCGACCGGCGTCAGGGCGGCGCATCGCTTGGAGGGCCGGCGGGACCGCGTATCGGGCGGACGCTCGACGATGCCGCCGTTCAACTCGGGCCATTGCCCGCCATGATCGCCGATCGCGCCCGCCTGCGCGTCATGCTCGCCAGCGTCGCGCGCACCTTCCATGTCGGCCCGCTCGCGGATTGCTTCTTCGATCCCGCGACCGCGCTCTGCCTCAAGCGCGTGACGACCCCCGATCCCGCGCAGCCACTCACCGCCCTGTGCGAGCCGACCCGCTGTCCCAACGCCTGCATCACCGTCCGCCACAGGCCGGC
- the merA gene encoding mercury(II) reductase codes for MNDCCNRPGQEGFDVAVIGAGSAGFSAAIAAADLGAKVALVGHGTIGGTCVNVGCVPSKTLIRAAEAVHGGLAAARFPGLGGAVQMDDWSVLAASKDDLVTTLRQKKYVDLLPAYDGVSYIEGKARFADGALIVGDAPMKVGKVILAMGAHAAVPPIPGMDSVPYLTSTSALALDRLPKSLLVIGGGVIGVELGQMFSRLGVDVTICCRSRLLPEMDPEVSAALKNYLEAEGVRVCAGVGYQRIAQTQSGVELTCEGHCDTVAAEQVLIATGRRPNSDGLGLEERGIVLARNGGIVVDDHLETSVPGIYAAGDVTGRDQFVYMAAYGAKLAARNAVTGNQYRYDNSSMPSVVFTDPQVASAGLTETTARAQGLDIKVSLLPLDAVPRALAARDTRGLIKLIADKANDRLLGGQIMAPEGADSIQTLVLAIKHGMTTLELGATIFPYLTTVEGLKLAAQTFDKDVAKLSCCAG; via the coding sequence ATGAACGACTGTTGCAACCGCCCCGGGCAGGAAGGATTTGACGTGGCCGTCATCGGCGCGGGTTCTGCCGGGTTCTCCGCCGCGATCGCCGCTGCCGATCTGGGCGCGAAAGTGGCGCTCGTCGGTCACGGCACGATTGGCGGCACCTGTGTCAATGTTGGCTGCGTTCCTTCCAAGACGCTGATCCGCGCCGCCGAAGCGGTGCATGGTGGGCTTGCCGCCGCGCGCTTTCCCGGCCTTGGGGGCGCTGTCCAGATGGATGACTGGTCCGTATTGGCGGCGTCGAAGGACGATCTTGTCACGACGCTGCGCCAAAAAAAATATGTCGATCTGCTGCCCGCCTATGACGGTGTGAGCTATATCGAGGGCAAGGCACGCTTTGCCGATGGTGCGCTGATTGTCGGCGATGCGCCCATGAAGGTCGGCAAGGTCATATTGGCGATGGGTGCGCACGCCGCCGTGCCGCCGATTCCGGGGATGGACAGCGTGCCCTACCTAACCAGCACATCGGCGCTGGCGCTGGATCGCTTGCCCAAATCGCTGCTGGTGATCGGTGGCGGGGTGATCGGGGTAGAACTGGGACAGATGTTTTCGCGTCTGGGCGTTGATGTCACCATCTGCTGCCGAAGCCGCCTGCTCCCCGAAATGGACCCGGAAGTGAGTGCCGCGCTGAAAAACTATTTGGAAGCCGAGGGCGTGCGGGTTTGCGCAGGTGTCGGCTATCAGCGTATCGCCCAAACACAGAGCGGGGTCGAATTGACCTGCGAGGGGCATTGTGACACCGTCGCGGCGGAACAGGTGCTCATCGCCACCGGACGCCGACCCAATAGCGACGGGCTTGGGCTGGAGGAGCGCGGCATAGTGCTTGCCCGTAATGGTGGAATCGTCGTCGATGACCACCTCGAAACGTCGGTTCCAGGCATTTACGCGGCGGGCGATGTAACGGGACGGGACCAGTTCGTCTACATGGCCGCCTATGGCGCAAAACTGGCCGCGCGCAACGCGGTGACGGGCAACCAATACCGCTACGACAATTCCTCCATGCCATCCGTCGTCTTCACCGACCCGCAAGTCGCCAGCGCCGGCCTCACTGAAACGACAGCACGGGCGCAAGGCCTGGACATCAAGGTTTCGCTGCTCCCGCTCGATGCTGTGCCAAGGGCACTGGCAGCACGCGATACGCGGGGTCTCATCAAACTGATTGCCGACAAGGCGAACGACCGTTTGCTGGGCGGCCAGATCATGGCACCCGAAGGCGCGGATTCGATCCAGACACTGGTGCTGGCGATCAAACACGGCATGACCACCCTGGAATTGGGTGCAACGATATTTCCTTACCTGACCACTGTGGAAGGCCTCAAACTGGCGGCCCAAACGTTTGATAAGGATGTCGCCAAACTGTCTTGCTGCGCCGGGTGA
- a CDS encoding type II toxin-antitoxin system RelB/DinJ family antitoxin yields the protein MAAADVVRARIDSDLKKEASAILAGMGLSVSDAIRLMLVRVASDKNLPFDIRVPNAATQAAMRDASEGRVERFATVADLMGALNEDDDED from the coding sequence GTGGCAGCGGCAGACGTAGTCCGTGCTCGGATTGATTCCGACCTGAAGAAAGAAGCCAGCGCAATTCTTGCGGGGATGGGCCTGTCTGTGTCCGATGCCATTCGGCTGATGCTGGTGCGCGTTGCCTCTGACAAGAACCTGCCTTTTGACATCCGCGTTCCCAACGCCGCCACCCAGGCCGCGATGCGCGATGCGTCCGAAGGCCGGGTGGAGCGGTTCGCTACCGTTGCGGATCTGATGGGCGCGCTCAATGAGGACGATGACGAGGACTAG
- a CDS encoding ArdC family protein: MGRITDNRADVYQEITDQMIVMIEAGTRPWSKSWNGSTAPNIPLRSTGVPYRGINVLTLWVASMTKGYASPHWLTFKQALALGGCVRKGEKGSTVVYANKIVVGDGKGGEASNEQSEDGRRQVAFLKRYTVFNSEQIDGIETQYPMPEPIITATNPHDRDAELDTLFGRVPVTVRPHGSQPYYQPTGDQVVMPAFVDFHTSDDYYSTLAHELCHASGHVDRLARPTLISTKREDYAREELVALSGQSAPPATLQ; this comes from the coding sequence ATGGGACGCATCACCGACAACCGGGCCGACGTCTATCAGGAGATCACCGACCAGATGATTGTCATGATCGAGGCTGGCACCCGGCCTTGGTCCAAATCATGGAACGGCAGCACGGCTCCCAATATCCCGCTGCGCTCCACCGGGGTTCCTTATCGCGGCATCAACGTCCTGACCTTGTGGGTGGCCTCCATGACCAAGGGCTATGCCTCCCCGCATTGGCTGACCTTCAAACAGGCGCTGGCGCTGGGCGGATGTGTCCGCAAGGGCGAGAAGGGATCAACCGTGGTCTATGCCAACAAGATCGTGGTGGGCGACGGCAAGGGCGGCGAAGCGAGCAACGAACAGAGCGAGGACGGCAGGCGGCAGGTCGCGTTCCTGAAACGCTACACGGTTTTCAATTCGGAGCAGATCGACGGCATCGAGACGCAATATCCCATGCCCGAACCGATCATCACCGCCACCAATCCCCACGACCGGGACGCCGAGCTGGATACGCTCTTTGGCCGGGTGCCTGTTACCGTGCGCCCTCATGGTTCGCAGCCCTATTATCAGCCGACCGGCGATCAGGTCGTCATGCCGGCATTCGTCGACTTCCATACCAGCGACGATTATTATTCGACCCTTGCACACGAACTTTGTCACGCCAGCGGCCATGTGGATCGGCTTGCCCGTCCCACCCTCATTTCCACCAAGCGCGAAGACTATGCGCGTGAAGAGCTGGTGGCCTTATCTGGACAGTCTGCGCCGCCCGCAACATTGCAGTAA
- a CDS encoding mercuric transporter MerT family protein translates to MVSTPEAGQPALTENHEPKQANWVAAGALIGAGLASACCVVPLLLVMLGISGAWIANLTALEPYKPYVAGVTLALLGYGFWHVYFKPKPPCEDGSYCARPQSAWTTKAVLWLGLAVAILALTIDWWAPWFY, encoded by the coding sequence ATGGTCTCAACGCCGGAAGCGGGACAGCCAGCCCTCACCGAAAACCACGAGCCGAAGCAGGCAAACTGGGTTGCGGCGGGCGCATTGATCGGCGCGGGGCTCGCCTCGGCTTGCTGCGTCGTCCCGCTACTGTTGGTTATGCTCGGAATTTCCGGCGCGTGGATCGCCAACCTGACGGCGCTCGAACCTTACAAGCCCTATGTCGCAGGCGTAACGCTCGCGCTGCTCGGCTACGGCTTCTGGCATGTCTATTTCAAGCCGAAACCGCCCTGTGAAGACGGTTCCTACTGCGCTCGTCCACAATCGGCTTGGACCACCAAGGCGGTGCTGTGGCTGGGCCTTGCCGTCGCCATCCTGGCGCTCACCATCGACTGGTGGGCACCCTGGTTCTATTGA